The Litchfieldia alkalitelluris genome has a window encoding:
- a CDS encoding glycoside hydrolase family 43 protein, producing MAKTVVTNPIFWSDVPDVDVIRVDSVYYMVSTSMHTFPGCPIMKSENLLDWETIGYVFDHLEDNSAHNLLDGKGIYGQGQWATSLRLHNDTFYLCFSSNDMNQFYIYQTKDIEGGKWKRSTIDGIYHDPALLFDENRVFVIYGCGDIHITELNDDLTAVKSGGVNQRLLETPKEGIGLRCEGCHAYKINGYYYLLFIEWPTTEKQRRRQVGYRSKELLGEYERKIIFDDDMGYHNKGIAQGAIFDTLDHEWYAMLFQDHDAVGRIPYVLPVKWENGWPMIGIDGKAPNEFEVNLPSSTHQPLVTSDEFDYKEDKLSLNWQWNHNPDNELWSLVKRPGYLRLQTGNFTDTILQARNTLTQRTEGPSCTGITLVDISNMQQGDHAGLVALQNTFGTVGIQVAENGENYVIMTVNNGTGGEEIVEKQIIQGNLIYLKIHFNFEDSIDEAEFYYSMNGENWTQIGNILKMKYTLDHFMGYRIGLFNYATKKIGGYVDFDFFHYQKNNKRI from the coding sequence ATGGCTAAAACAGTTGTAACCAACCCTATATTTTGGTCGGATGTTCCAGATGTAGATGTAATAAGAGTGGACTCAGTTTATTATATGGTTAGTACAAGCATGCATACCTTTCCAGGTTGCCCAATTATGAAATCAGAGAATTTACTAGATTGGGAAACGATCGGATATGTATTTGATCATTTAGAGGATAATTCTGCCCATAATCTATTAGATGGTAAAGGGATTTATGGACAAGGACAATGGGCTACATCGTTGCGTTTACATAATGATACGTTTTACCTTTGTTTTTCAAGTAATGATATGAATCAGTTTTATATTTATCAAACAAAGGATATTGAAGGTGGGAAATGGAAGCGCTCTACTATTGATGGAATCTATCATGATCCTGCCTTACTTTTTGATGAAAATAGAGTATTTGTGATTTATGGTTGTGGAGATATTCATATTACGGAGTTAAATGATGATTTGACAGCAGTTAAGTCTGGAGGAGTTAATCAACGGTTGTTAGAAACGCCAAAAGAAGGTATAGGTCTTAGATGTGAAGGATGTCATGCATATAAGATTAATGGCTATTATTATTTATTATTTATAGAATGGCCAACGACTGAAAAACAACGCAGAAGGCAGGTTGGTTATCGTTCAAAAGAGCTTTTGGGAGAATATGAACGTAAAATCATTTTTGACGATGACATGGGATATCACAATAAAGGAATTGCACAAGGGGCCATTTTTGATACGCTTGACCATGAATGGTATGCGATGCTGTTTCAGGATCATGATGCAGTTGGTCGGATTCCTTATGTTTTACCTGTGAAGTGGGAAAATGGTTGGCCAATGATTGGCATAGATGGAAAAGCACCAAATGAATTTGAAGTTAATTTGCCTTCATCAACCCATCAACCATTAGTAACAAGTGATGAGTTTGATTATAAAGAAGATAAACTATCCTTAAACTGGCAATGGAACCATAACCCGGATAATGAATTATGGTCACTTGTGAAACGACCTGGTTATTTACGCTTACAAACAGGGAATTTTACAGACACAATACTACAAGCTCGTAATACATTAACACAAAGAACAGAAGGGCCATCTTGTACCGGTATCACTTTAGTGGATATATCAAATATGCAACAGGGTGATCATGCGGGATTAGTTGCACTTCAAAATACCTTCGGAACAGTGGGCATTCAAGTAGCCGAAAATGGCGAAAACTATGTCATTATGACTGTTAATAATGGTACTGGCGGAGAAGAAATCGTTGAGAAACAAATCATTCAAGGTAACCTCATCTATCTAAAAATACACTTTAATTTTGAAGATAGTATAGATGAAGCAGAGTTTTATTATTCTATGAATGGTGAGAATTGGACTCAGATTGGGAACATACTAAAAATGAAGTACACTTTAGACCATTTCATGGGCTATCGTATCGGTCTTTTCAACTATGCAACGAAGAAAATTGGCGGCTATGTTGACTTTGATTTCTTTCATTATCAAAAAAATAATAAACGAATATAA
- a CDS encoding NAD-dependent epimerase/dehydratase family protein yields MKVLFIGGTGLISSAASQLAVLQGIDLYLLNRGNRSSFVPNGAKVIKGDINNRNEMESILENQFFDVVVNWIIFSPEEIERDIHYFSGKTNQYIFISTVATYERPPSYYIVDESTPQYNPVWDYATNKIACEERLIKEYQNNHFPMTIVRPSHTYGETTIPFAVTSAAHPWTLIDRIMKEKKIIVPGDGTSLWTITHNTDFAKGLVGLLGNPLAIGEAFHITSDEVQTWNQYLNIIGQVLGIEPKMSHMTSECISLFLPEMKAPLFGDASNSYIVDNSKIKKFIPQYKATTTFEVGIQQSIAYFKNHHERQTIDNELNARMDRAITTYEDFLSSVNAL; encoded by the coding sequence ATGAAGGTATTGTTTATCGGTGGAACAGGCCTGATCAGTAGCGCAGCTTCACAACTAGCCGTTCTGCAAGGCATTGATCTTTATCTACTAAATCGAGGAAATCGTAGCTCTTTTGTTCCAAATGGAGCAAAAGTCATTAAAGGTGATATAAATAACCGAAATGAAATGGAATCCATACTAGAAAACCAATTTTTCGATGTGGTCGTGAATTGGATTATTTTTTCACCAGAAGAGATAGAACGAGATATTCATTATTTCTCTGGTAAAACCAATCAATATATCTTTATCAGTACGGTGGCTACATACGAAAGACCGCCTAGTTATTATATCGTAGATGAATCAACGCCACAATATAATCCGGTATGGGACTATGCAACAAACAAAATAGCTTGTGAGGAAAGGTTAATAAAAGAATATCAAAACAATCATTTTCCGATGACAATTGTTCGCCCTTCTCATACATATGGAGAGACAACAATCCCTTTCGCAGTTACAAGTGCTGCTCATCCATGGACACTTATTGATCGGATTATGAAAGAAAAGAAAATCATTGTTCCAGGAGATGGAACTTCTTTATGGACGATCACGCATAATACGGATTTTGCAAAGGGCTTAGTTGGCTTATTAGGAAATCCTCTTGCTATAGGCGAAGCATTTCATATTACTTCTGATGAGGTTCAAACCTGGAATCAGTATCTAAATATAATAGGTCAAGTTCTTGGAATTGAACCAAAGATGAGCCATATGACATCAGAGTGCATTTCACTATTTTTACCCGAGATGAAGGCACCGTTATTTGGAGATGCCTCTAATAGCTACATAGTCGATAACAGTAAAATAAAGAAGTTTATTCCGCAATATAAAGCTACGACAACGTTTGAAGTTGGAATTCAACAATCAATAGCCTATTTTAAAAATCACCATGAACGACAAACGATAGATAATGAGCTTAATGCGAGAATGGATAGGGCAATTACAACCTATGAGGATTTTTTATCATCTGTAAATGCTTTATAA